The DNA region CTAAGGCGCTGGGATTAAAATTCAAAGGATCAAATATGTCCGGCAAGATATGGGTATTTGCCGAGGAGGGAGCCAACTTCATTATTGAGGAGGATTTGGACCAAGTCCTACATGGAAGGCTAACTTCGCACCGCATGGCGAACTATATTTCCATCTCAGTGGTATATGCTAAATGCAATATATTGGAGCGACATCCCCTGTGGGATAAAATGAGGGAGATATCAACCCGGATGGAAGGAACACCGTGGCTGATTGGAGGGGACTTTAATACGATCCTTGCACACGAAGACAAGGTTGGTAGTGAAACCAATCGGCAAGCAAAGATGATTGATTTTGCCGAAGCCATTGAAGACTGTAGGCTTCTGGACCCGGGGTTTGATGGTGCGGAATTCACTTGGGCTAAAAATGGCCTGTTTGAAAGGTTGGATTGGTTGCTTGTCATTGAGGCATGGACAAATGTGTTTGAGGCAACGAGGGTGACTAATCTCCCGAGGGTATCCTCGGATCATGGTCCGATACTTGCGAGGTGTTCGATGCCGAGGCCGCCCTCGAGGGGTAGTGTCTTCCGATTCCAATATATGTGGGTCCGGCACGACGGCTTTTTGCAGCTAGTTCAAGATATTTGGGCTCAACCGACAGGGGCGAGTGGGCTCTTAAATCTCCAAACTAAGCTTGCTAGGAgcaaaaaggcccttaaggctgggaacaaggaggtttttggCAACATTCACGCCAATCTCCAAGCAATGGAGGAAGGGATCGCGCAAGCTCAAGCCTATTTTGAGGGTGACCCAACGCCGTGGAACAGGACCGAGATCAATAAaaacattgccgagtacattctCCGAACCAGActaacctccgaaccagattcaaggcCGGTTCGTTTGagggcttgtcgagctttctccgggtgaggcgtgccaacccttttgGTTTTAGACTGTGCAATAGAATGAAACTTCCACTCCGGTGAGGAGAGGGGCTGCATCGTGTGTTCCAAGGCATCGCCATCCCCCTCCGGCAACTCACCgccggacttcaccatgtgttggatgcaacaatcacattacatctccctcaaaggggagggagagggagtggacgaattctagagagaagggagagcttctatCTCATGTGctagtttgtaagcattatcattgacttttgcaatcacttggaatggttcatctcctcttggctgcaacttggactttcttttcgaaggaaatctctcctttctcatatgcaaccaaacccaatctcccggctcaaagatgacttgtttccgacccttgttggcttgctttgcatattgttctgtcctcttttcaatgttgagtcttttttttttaacaccttcacggtggagtgttcgtgggtccctcatccctatatttcatatCAAAAGAGGTTACAATCATGGATTACAAAAGGGCGATCAATCTATGCCTAGGTGAACAAAACCAAAATGCAAAGTACAAAATCCCTAAGGCAATTGCACCACAAGAGTAGGGAGAGGTCAAGCCATCAACAGATTCGACACCTACGTACACTTCGGCGTCCGCTAAGCTCACGATCGGTGGGCCATACACTACTAACGGTCTTCATCTCTAAATCGAATGTTGGGGGTACCCTTCTCCTCCAGTCGGACGATGGCTTGGAATAAGCGGGGAGCATTGTGGGCGGAAGGATTGTTGTTCAAGTCCCATCTTGGCAAGCAAGTCAGCCGCTTTGTTACCCTCCCGGTGAAGAAAGGTGGCGCGGACGGTGTGTCTTTGCTTAAGGGAATGAAGGCGAGCCATGACTCGGTGAATGTGCGCCGGGCCCCATGTCGTCCCATTGAAGAGTTTGATTGCATGTTCGGCATCCGACTCAATCCATATTGGCTGAT from Salvia splendens isolate huo1 chromosome 9, SspV2, whole genome shotgun sequence includes:
- the LOC121749488 gene encoding uncharacterized protein LOC121749488, whose translation is MEPLTNPDPDRYSKALGLKFKGSNMSGKIWVFAEEGANFIIEEDLDQVLHGRLTSHRMANYISISVVYAKCNILERHPLWDKMREISTRMEGTPWLIGGDFNTILAHEDKVGSETNRQAKMIDFAEAIEDCRLLDPGFDGAEFTWAKNGLFERLDWLLVIEAWTNVFEATRVTNLPRVSSDHGPILARCSMPRPPSRGSVFRFQYMWVRHDGFLQLVQDIWAQPTGASGLLNLQTKLARSKKALKAGNKEVFGNIHANLQAMEEGIAQAQAYFEGDPTPWNRTEINKNIAEYILRTRLTSEPDSRPVRLRACRAFSG